The following coding sequences are from one Lathamus discolor isolate bLatDis1 chromosome 10, bLatDis1.hap1, whole genome shotgun sequence window:
- the DNAJC18 gene encoding dnaJ homolog subfamily C member 18, producing the protein MTYTAEQLDGVRRIKRCRNYYEILGVERDASEEDLKRAYRKLALKFHPDKNRAPGATEAFKAIGNAFAVLSNPEKRLRYDEFGSDQEHVSTGQPKHYNYYTEFEADITPEEIFNVFFGGHFPTGNIHMFSNVARDTHYYPRRHRNERAWTQEQEEEETRPQNSYSAFIQLMPVFIIIIVSVITQLMATNPPYSLFYKSSIGHVISRETKNLQVPYYVDKNFERNYQGAELQELEKTVEKDYIDYIQTSCWKEKQQKSELSNLAKLYRDERLKQKAESLKLEHCEKLSSLIGMHKGG; encoded by the exons ATGACCTACACGGCGGAGCAGCTGGACGGCGTGCGGCG GATAAAGCGGTGCCGGAACTACTATGAAATCCTGGGGGTGGAGAGGGATGCCAGCGAGGAGGACCTGAAGAGAGCGTACCGCAAACTGGCCCTCAAATTCCACCCTGACAAGAACCGTGCCCCCGGAGCAACAGAGGCGTTCAAAG CAATAGGAAACGCTTTTGCAGTTCTGAGCAACCCTGAAAAACGATTACGATACGATGAATTCGGAAGTGACCAGGAGCATGTCAGCACTGGCCAGCCCAAGCACTACAATTACTACACAGAATTCGAAGCAGACATTACACCAGAGGAAATATTCAATGTGTTTTTTGGTGGGCACTTTCCTACAG GAAATATCCATATGTTCTCAAATGTAGCCAGAGACACACACTATTATCCACGGAGGCACCGGAATGAAAGAGCATGGACACAGgagcaagaggaggaagaaactAGGCCACAG aATTCATATTCTGCATTTATTCAGTTGATGCCAGTTTTCATCATCATAATTGTGTCAGTTATAACTCAACTGATGGCCACCAACCCACCCTACAGCTTGTTCTACAAATC GTCCATAGGCCATGTGATTAGTAGAGAAACCAAGAACTTGCAGGTGCCTTACTACGTTGATAAAAACTTTGAGAGGAATTATCAAGGAGCAGAACTTCAAGAGCTAGAGAAAACTGTTGAAAAAGATTACATAGACTACATTCAGACCAGCTGCTggaaggagaaacagcaaa aGTCTGAGCTGTCAAATTTGGCCAAGCTGTACAGAGACGAGCGgttaaagcagaaagcagaatcCCTGAAACTTGAGCACTGTGAGAAGCTCTCCAGTCTGATTGGAATGCACAAAGGGGGCTGA